In Rhododendron vialii isolate Sample 1 chromosome 9a, ASM3025357v1, the following are encoded in one genomic region:
- the LOC131302046 gene encoding multicopper oxidase LPR1-like codes for MEASMLLCKLIIFLAFLGVVMSTTWGEDNLINPSKLQMFVDDLPDMPKLKGFDFENGVPVPKSLKIGMFRKKWKFHRDLPPTPVFAYGTSKRTATIPGPTIEALNQVDTYVTWRNHLPKKHILPWDPTIPTAMPTNKRGVPTVVHLHGAIGEPQSDGHAESWFTARFEEKGPTWTKKKYHYYNHQQPGNLWYHDHAMGLTRVNILAGLLGAYIIRDLKIEAPLGLPHGDEFDRPLVVFDRGFRTDGSLYMNSTGDNPSIHPQWQPEYFGDAIIVNGKAWPRMIVRRRKYRFRIINASNARFFKFFFTNGLGFIHVGSDSAYHERPVMLKEILLAPSEIADVIVDFSESKSDSVILGNNASYPYPSGDPVNEANSKVMKFLVKQQHEVDSGRVPEELIKYPSADLSGASETRYIAMYEYTSDIDEPTHLYLNGKSYEKPVTETPKVGTTEVWNVINLTEDNHPLHIHLGLFVVLDQTELVDLDKFKECMLKMNDAIKCQISKYARGKRLKVLAHEKGWKNVYKMTPGFVTKILVRFSYIHSNASYSFDATAEPGYVYHCHILDHEDNVMMRPMKLIK; via the exons ATGGAGGCGAGTATGCTGCTATGCAAACTGATCATCTTTTTGGCTTTTCTGGGAGTTGTAATGAGTACAACATGGGGAGAAGACAACCTGATAAATCCATCAAAGTTGCAAATGTTTGTTGATGATCTTCCTGATATGCCCAAACTCAAAGGTTTTGATTTCGAAAACGGCGTCCCCGTGCCCAAATCCTTGAAAATTGGCATGTTTCGCAAGAAATGG AAATTCCACAGGGACCTCCCTCCAACCCCGGTGTTTGCCTACGGTACATCCAAGCGCACCGCAACAATCCCAGGACCCACGATCGAGGCCCTCAATCAGGTTGACACCTACGTGACGTGGCGCAATCATCTCCCTAAAAAGCACATACTTCCTTGGGACCCCACCATCCCAACAGCTATGCCAACCAACAAAAGGGGCGTTCCCACGGTAGTCCACCTCCACGGCGCCATCGGCGAGCCGCAGAGCGACGGACACGCGGAGTCGTGGTTCACTGCTCGATTTGAAGAGAAGGGACCCACTTGGACAAAGAAGAAATATCACTACTACAACCATCAACAGCCGGGGAACCTATGGTACCACGATCATGCCATGGGGTTGACCAGAGTCAACATTCTGGCCGGCTTGCTTGGGGCCTACATTATTCGCGATCTGAAGATTGAGGCCCCGCTTGGACTCCCGCACGGCGATGAATTCGATCGCCCGTTGGTCGTCTTTGATCGTGGCTTTCGTACCGACGGCTCGTTGTACATGAATTCTACCGGAGACAACCCTTCCATACACCCGCAGTGGCAACCCGAGTACTTCGGCGACGCCATTATCGTCAACGGGAAAGCCTGGCCCCGCATGATTGTGAGGCGGAGAAAGTATCGATTTCGCATCATCAATGCGAGCAACGCTAGGTTCTTCAAGTTCTTCTTCACCAACGGTCTAGGATTCATCCACGTGGGGTCTGATTCGGCCTATCACGAACGGCCCGTGATGCTCAAAGAGATCCTCCTGGCCCCATCCGAGATTGCCGATGTAATTGTGGACTTTTCGGAGTCAAAGTCCGATTCGGTTATCCTAGGCAACAATGCATCGTATCCTTACCCTTCTGGTGACCCGGTCAACGAAGCCAATAGCAAGGTGATGAAATTCCTCGTTAAACAACAACACGAGGTTGACTCGGGCCGGGTACCCGAAGAGCTAATTAAATACCCATCTGCTGATTTATCCGGTGCTTCGGAAACACGGTACATCGCAATGTACGAGTACACGAGCGACATCGACGAGCCCACTCATTTGTATCTGAACGGGAAATCGTACGAGAAGCCGGTGACCGAGACGCCGAAAGTGGGGACCACGGAGGTTTGGAATGTGATCAATCTGACGGAGGACAACCACCCGTTGCACATccatttgggtttgtttgtggtGTTGGATCAGACGGAGCTGGTGGACTTGGACAAGTTCAAGGAATGCATGTTGAAGATGAACGATGCGATCAAGTGCCAAATAAGCAAGTACGCACGTGGCAAGAGGCTGAAAGTGCTGGCCCATGAGAAGGGGTGGAAGAATGTCTACAAGATGACGCCCGGATTTGTCACGAAGATCCTAGTGAGGTTTTCTTACATACACTCGAATGCGTCGTACTCGTTCGATGCAACCGCCGAACCTGGTTATGTCTACCACTGCCAC ATCTTGGATCATGAAGACAATGTCATGATGAGGCCCATGAAGTTGATCAAATGA